The Jiangella alba genome includes the window AGCGTGACACCGTCGACGTCCTGGTCAACAACGGCGGCTTCGCCGAGTCGGCGCCGTTCGCGGAGATGACCGAGGAGCGGTTCGACCGGCTCTACCGCGGGCTGTTCAAGGGCCCGTACTTCCTCACCCAGACGCTGCTGCCGGTGCTCGCCGACGGCGCCGCCGTCGTCAACGTCACCAGCAGCTCGGCGCTCGCGGCCGCGCCCGAGGCCGGGTACTCCGGCTACGCGGCGATGAAGGGCGGCCTCGCCGTCGCCACGCGTTTCCTCGCCAAGGAGCTCGGCCCGCGCGGCATCCGGGTCAACGCCGTCGCGCCCGGCCCCACCCGCACCCGCCTCGGCGACGACGCCATCGAGCGCTTCCCCGAGCTCGTCGCGCCGCTCGCTGCGAAGACCGCGCTCGGGCGCATCGGCGAGCCCGGCGACGTCGGCACGGTCATCGCGATGCTGGCCGGCGACGAGGGCCGCTGGATCACCGCCCAGCAGATCGAGGTCAGCGGCGGCTACGGGCTCTGAGCGCGATACTCCCTGGCGCGATCCGGCGGGGTGGTGTGTGCTGCTGCCCATGACCCGACCCGACACCCCGGTGGCCGTCGTGACCGGCGGCGCCCACGGCATCGGCGCCGCCGTCGCCGCGCGGCTGGCCCGCGACGGGCACGCCGTCGCCGTCCTGGACCTGAACGAGGCCGGCGCCGCGCAGACCGCGGCCGCCATCACTTCCGCCGGTGGGCGCGCCATCGGCCTGCGCTGCGACATCGCCGACGAGGCCGCCGTCACGGCCGCGACCGACGAGGTCGTCGCCGAGCTCGGCGCGCCCACCGTGCTGGTGAACAACGCCGGCGTCGGCCCGCCCGCCGCCATCACCGAGATGACCGTCGAGCAGTGGGACCAGCTGCTCGGCATCAACCTGCGCGGGCACTTCCTGGTCACCCGTGCCGTCGTCGGGCACCTGGTCGCGGCCGGCTGGGGGCGCATCGTCAACGTCTCCAGCATCTCCGCGCTTGGCGACGACGGCCGGTCGCACTACTCCAGTGCGAAGGCGGGGCTGCTCGGCTTCACGAAGTCGCTGGCGCTCGAGCTCGGCCGGCACGGCGTCACCGCCAACGCGATCGCGCCCGGCTTCATCGTCAGCGACATGACGGCGGCCACCGCGCGGCGGCTGGGGCGCGACGTCGAGGAGCACCAGCGCATTGCCGCCGCGTCCATTCCGGTCGGCCGGGTCGGCTACCCCGACGACATCGCGCACACCGCGTCGTACCTGGTCAGTCCCGACGCCGGCTTCGTCACCGGGCAGGTGATCTACGTGTCCGGCGGGCCCGCCGTCTGAGTCCGTCTCCCTGCTGGATCTGCTGCCGCAGATCCACCCATTGACGGGATATGGGATATCTGACTACTGTCTCCGCGAGGCGCGAATCGCGGACACAGGGAGGTGTCATGGGCACGACAGGCGGGCGGTCGGCGGCCACATGGACGGCACGGGCGGTGGGGGTGCTCGCCGCGGCGGGGCTGCTCGCCGCATGCGGCAGCGGCGACGCCGACGAGACCGGCGGCGGGGACGACGGAGGCGCGGCCACGCTCTCGCTGTGGCACTACTACGGGACGCCGGACACCCCGACCGGTGCGGCGTTGCAGGGCCTGCTCGACCGGTACGAGGAGGAGCACGACGGCGTCACCATCGAGGCGCGGCACATCCCGTTCGGCGACTTCACCCGCACGCTGCTGCAGTCCGCGGCCGGCGGCGACCTGCCGGACATCGCGCTGATCAACGGCTTCACCACGCAGGCGCTGGCCGACGCCGGGGTGATCCAGGACCTCAGCGACCGCGTCGACGAGTGGGGCGAGGCCGACCGCTACTTCGAGACCGGCTGGGAGACCACGCAGGTCGACGGCGCGACGTACGCCGTCCCGCACGTGGCCGACGCGTACGCCGTCTACTACAACGAGACCATGCTGGCCGAGGCCGGCCTGGAACCGCCCACCACCTGGGCCGAGATGCAGGACCACGCCACCCAGCTGTCCGACGGCTCGCGCTACGGCCTCGCGTTCAGCGGCATCGAGGGCGACGAGGGCGCGACGGCGCTGGTGATCCGGCTGCTCGCGGCCGGTGGCGACCCGGCCGACATCGACACCGAGGCCGGTGCGACGGCCCTCGGCCAGTTCACCGACCTGATCAACGGCGGCGCGGTGTCCAGCGGTGTCCTCACCTGGAACGAGGAGGACGTCAAGAACCAGTTCGCCAACGGCCAGGCCGCCATGATGATCAACTCGGCGACCTACCTGAGCATCCTGGCCGAGGAGAACCCGGAGCTGCAGTGGAACGTCGCGCTGCTGCCCTCCGACGTCGAGGCGGCCACGTTCCTCAGCCAGGAGAACCTCGCCATCAGCACGTCGACGGAGAACGCGGACGCCGCGTGGGACGTCATCGCGTGGATGCAGCAGCCCGACGTGCTGGCCGAGTACCTGCCCGAGCGCAACAAGCTGGCCGCGCGCGACGACGTCGACACCGGCGACGACCCGGTGCGGGCCATCTTCGCCGAGCAGCTGCAGCAGGCGTGGGCGCCCGAGGGCGATCTCGCGGCCGCGTCGTCGGAGGTGCTGACCCGCATCCAGGGCGCGCTGCAGGCCGCCGCGGGTGGCGGGGCGAGCGTCGAGGACGCGCTGGCCGACGCCCAGGGCCAGATCGACGAGGCGCTGGCGAACGTCGAGTGACCACCACCGTCGCCCCGCCGGGAACGGCGAGCACCACTCCGGCCCGGGCCCCGCGGCGGGCCCGGCGCTGGGGCGACCACCTGTTCGTCGTCCCCGCGGTCCTCTTCGTCGCGGCGACCGTGCTCTACCCGCTGATCTTCAACATCGACCTCAGCTTCCGCGACGTCGGCGTCGCGCAGATCGTCACGGGCGGGGCCGAGTGGGTCGGCTGGGAGAACTACGCCGACCAGCTGGGCCGGGACTCGTTCTGGCACGCGCTGGTGACGTCGCTGCTGTACACGGGGCTCGCCGTGGCCGTCGCGTTCGCGCTGGGCATGGCGCTGGCGGTCTACTTCAACCAGCGCTTCCCGGGCCGCAACCTCATGCGCTCGCTGCTGCTGCTCGCCTGGATCCTGCCGACGGTCGTCAGCGCCAACGTCTGGCGCTGGATGCTCGACGGCAGCTACGGGCTGATCAACACGCTGCTCGGGGCCGTCGGTCTGGTCGACGGCGACGTGTTCTGGCTGGCCCGGCCGGTGCCGGCGCTGTTCGCCGTGGTCATCGCGACGGCGTGGTCGTTCACGCCGTTCATCATGATCCTGCTGCTGGCCGGCCTGCAGGGCATCCCGGACACGCTGTACGAGGCGGCCACCATCGACGGCGCGGGCGCGTGGCGGCGGTTCACGAACGTGACGCTGCCGCTGCTGAAGCCGGTCAACCTGACCGCGCTGCTGCTCTGCTTCATCTCCACCTTCAAGACCTTCGACACGGTGTTCCTGATGACCCGCGGCGGTCCGGGCGAGGCCACGATGATCCTGCCGATCTACGCCTACAACGAGGCGTTCGAGTTCTTCCGGTTCGACACCGGCGCCGTCGCGACCACCCTGATGCTGGTGGTGCCGCTCGGCCTGTCGGTCTTCTACTTCCGGTCGCTGCGCCGCGAGGAACTGTCGTGACGGCGGCCCGGCGCAAGCGCGGCTGGCTGAGCGTCGGCGGCGTGCTCATCACCGTCGCTTACCTGCTGCCGGTGTACTGGATGCTGGCGACCTCGCTGAAGCAGTCCTCGGACATCTTCTCCACGCCGCCGGACCTGTTCCCGTCGCCGATCAGCCTGACGTCGTACACCGAGACCGTCGTCAACCACGCCGGCATCGGCCAGGGGCTGCTGAACAGCACCGTCATCGCCGTCGGGACGACCGTCGTGACGCTGGCGGTCGCGGTGCCGGCGGCGTACGCGCTGGCCCGGCTGCGGGTGCGGTTCGTCGCGCTGCTGATGCTGCTGTTCCTGGTCGTGCAGATGGTCCCGGCGGTGAACCTCGCGCTGCCGATGTTCGTGATCTTCAGCCGGGCCGACCTGGTGAACTCCTACCCGGGGCTGATCCTGGCGAACTGCTCGCTGGCGATCCCGC containing:
- a CDS encoding SDR family NAD(P)-dependent oxidoreductase, producing the protein MRVAIVTGASSGIGRSTAIQLAARGAGVVLTYHRNEAGALDTVARIEKDGGAAVALPLDLSDAATFPAFRAAVTAVLRERWQRDTVDVLVNNGGFAESAPFAEMTEERFDRLYRGLFKGPYFLTQTLLPVLADGAAVVNVTSSSALAAAPEAGYSGYAAMKGGLAVATRFLAKELGPRGIRVNAVAPGPTRTRLGDDAIERFPELVAPLAAKTALGRIGEPGDVGTVIAMLAGDEGRWITAQQIEVSGGYGL
- a CDS encoding SDR family NAD(P)-dependent oxidoreductase — translated: MTRPDTPVAVVTGGAHGIGAAVAARLARDGHAVAVLDLNEAGAAQTAAAITSAGGRAIGLRCDIADEAAVTAATDEVVAELGAPTVLVNNAGVGPPAAITEMTVEQWDQLLGINLRGHFLVTRAVVGHLVAAGWGRIVNVSSISALGDDGRSHYSSAKAGLLGFTKSLALELGRHGVTANAIAPGFIVSDMTAATARRLGRDVEEHQRIAAASIPVGRVGYPDDIAHTASYLVSPDAGFVTGQVIYVSGGPAV
- a CDS encoding carbohydrate ABC transporter permease; translation: MTTTVAPPGTASTTPARAPRRARRWGDHLFVVPAVLFVAATVLYPLIFNIDLSFRDVGVAQIVTGGAEWVGWENYADQLGRDSFWHALVTSLLYTGLAVAVAFALGMALAVYFNQRFPGRNLMRSLLLLAWILPTVVSANVWRWMLDGSYGLINTLLGAVGLVDGDVFWLARPVPALFAVVIATAWSFTPFIMILLLAGLQGIPDTLYEAATIDGAGAWRRFTNVTLPLLKPVNLTALLLCFISTFKTFDTVFLMTRGGPGEATMILPIYAYNEAFEFFRFDTGAVATTLMLVVPLGLSVFYFRSLRREELS
- a CDS encoding carbohydrate ABC transporter permease translates to MTAARRKRGWLSVGGVLITVAYLLPVYWMLATSLKQSSDIFSTPPDLFPSPISLTSYTETVVNHAGIGQGLLNSTVIAVGTTVVTLAVAVPAAYALARLRVRFVALLMLLFLVVQMVPAVNLALPMFVIFSRADLVNSYPGLILANCSLAIPLAITILRPYFLSVPGEVIEAAKIDGCTTWSAFLRVALPVSVPGVITVAVISFLGAWGEFVFGLALASDAGMQPITVVLAGLTNSFGTRWNDLMAVSVVVALPIIVVFVFLQRYIVGGLTAGATKS
- a CDS encoding ABC transporter substrate-binding protein — protein: MGTTGGRSAATWTARAVGVLAAAGLLAACGSGDADETGGGDDGGAATLSLWHYYGTPDTPTGAALQGLLDRYEEEHDGVTIEARHIPFGDFTRTLLQSAAGGDLPDIALINGFTTQALADAGVIQDLSDRVDEWGEADRYFETGWETTQVDGATYAVPHVADAYAVYYNETMLAEAGLEPPTTWAEMQDHATQLSDGSRYGLAFSGIEGDEGATALVIRLLAAGGDPADIDTEAGATALGQFTDLINGGAVSSGVLTWNEEDVKNQFANGQAAMMINSATYLSILAEENPELQWNVALLPSDVEAATFLSQENLAISTSTENADAAWDVIAWMQQPDVLAEYLPERNKLAARDDVDTGDDPVRAIFAEQLQQAWAPEGDLAAASSEVLTRIQGALQAAAGGGASVEDALADAQGQIDEALANVE